One region of Bombus affinis isolate iyBomAffi1 chromosome 3, iyBomAffi1.2, whole genome shotgun sequence genomic DNA includes:
- the LOC126914708 gene encoding uncharacterized protein LOC126914708 isoform X1 codes for MDVFYRQYNIYRILLSVLGLWPYHKLIYSKIHRISISVIMLAYIVFQVLSLFKSGITFRGCIVTLSATCPVAIYFMRYVTSVAMFPVTKYIFDNLRTINTTLKDQLEVQILMKYVDYSTYIIFIFLLLCCLWILFATSFVFTPITLDLLLPLNESRRRYFSYFTMFSHDRIEYLDVACVNILVVHTIGMLSLAGTELTLVLFAHYMCGLFDITSYRMRKTIAGLSSSKQIDPNFRDFRHVVDSHTNTLQLIDYALSNYMVHYLPPCSVFLVSFSVCLHRLTNAITNANDQTEIFICSMFVIIHMVILYLCHYSGQILIDRSLDVFKETYNSTWYCMPVEAQKLLLFIMLRSSTESVIDLFGFFAASHVGFSKMLSTSFSYFTMIYSLQ; via the exons ATGGACGTGTTCTACCGGCAGTACAATATTTATCGTATACTACTGAGTGTCTTAGGACTCTGGCCATATCACAAGTTGATTTACTCAAAGATTCACAGAATATCGATTTCTGTTATTATGCTCGCCTACATAGTTTTCCAG GTTTTATCGCTTTTTAAATCTGGTATTACATTTCGAGGTTGCATCGTAACGTTATCTGCAACCTGTCCAGTTGCGATCTATTTCATGCGATATGTCACTTCCGTAGCAATGTTCCCAGTG ACCAAATACATTTTTGACAATCTACGCACGATAAACACCACGCTGAAAGATCAACTTGAAGTTCAGATACTGATGAAATACGTCGATTATTCGacttatataattttcattttcttat TGTTATGTTGCTTGTGGATCTTATTCGCAACGTCATTTGTTTTCACTCCGATAACGTTGGATCTGCTACTGCCCTTGAACGAATCTCGGAGACGTTATTTTTCCTACTTTACAATGTTTTCTCACGACCGGATAGAGTATCTTGATGTGGCATGCGTGAATATCCTAGTTGTTCATACAATTGGAATGTTGTCTCTGGCGGGTACGGAACTGACGTTGGTTCTCTTTGCCCACTACATGTGCGGATTGTTCGACATAACTAG CTATCGAATGCGAAAAACAATTGCGGGTCTGTCTTCGTCGAAGCAGATCGACCCCAATTTCAGGGACTTCCGGCACGTTGTGGACAGTCATACGAATACACTACA GCTCATTGATTACGCATTATCGAATTACATGGTACATTATCTTCCGCCATGTTCTGTGTTTCTAGTTTCTTTCTCTGTGTGTTTGCATCGA CTTACAAATGCTATAACAAATGCGAATGATCAAACAGAAATCTTCATTTGTAGTATGTTCGTTATCATTCATATGGTGATCCTATATCTATGTCACTATTCTGGACAAATTTTAATAGATCGTAGTCTGGACGTGTTCAAGGAAAC GTACAATTCTACATGGTATTGCATGCCTGTAGAAGCGCAGAAGTTGTTACTCTTTATCATGTTGAGGAGTTCAACGGAAAGTGTGATAGACCTTTTCGGATTTTTCGCTGCTTCTCATGTCGGTTTTTCGAAG ATGCTGAGTACGTCTTTCTCGTACTTTACTATGATATACTCTCTTCAGTAG
- the LOC126914708 gene encoding uncharacterized protein LOC126914708 isoform X3, producing the protein MDVFYRQYNIYRILLSVLGLWPYHKLIYSKIHRISISVIMLAYIVFQVLSLFKSGITFRGCIVTLSATCPVAIYFMRYVTSVAMFPVTKYIFDNLRTINTTLKDQLEVQILMKYVDYSTYIIFIFLLLCCLWILFATSFVFTPITLDLLLPLNESRRRYFSYFTMFSHDRIEYLDVACVNILVVHTIGMLSLAGTELTLVLFAHYMCGLFDITSYRMRKTIAGLSSSKQIDPNFRDFRHVVDSHTNTLQLIDYALSNYMVHYLPPCSVFLVSFSVCLHRLTNAITNANDQTEIFICSMFVIIHMVILYLCHYSGQILIDRSLDVFKETVL; encoded by the exons ATGGACGTGTTCTACCGGCAGTACAATATTTATCGTATACTACTGAGTGTCTTAGGACTCTGGCCATATCACAAGTTGATTTACTCAAAGATTCACAGAATATCGATTTCTGTTATTATGCTCGCCTACATAGTTTTCCAG GTTTTATCGCTTTTTAAATCTGGTATTACATTTCGAGGTTGCATCGTAACGTTATCTGCAACCTGTCCAGTTGCGATCTATTTCATGCGATATGTCACTTCCGTAGCAATGTTCCCAGTG ACCAAATACATTTTTGACAATCTACGCACGATAAACACCACGCTGAAAGATCAACTTGAAGTTCAGATACTGATGAAATACGTCGATTATTCGacttatataattttcattttcttat TGTTATGTTGCTTGTGGATCTTATTCGCAACGTCATTTGTTTTCACTCCGATAACGTTGGATCTGCTACTGCCCTTGAACGAATCTCGGAGACGTTATTTTTCCTACTTTACAATGTTTTCTCACGACCGGATAGAGTATCTTGATGTGGCATGCGTGAATATCCTAGTTGTTCATACAATTGGAATGTTGTCTCTGGCGGGTACGGAACTGACGTTGGTTCTCTTTGCCCACTACATGTGCGGATTGTTCGACATAACTAG CTATCGAATGCGAAAAACAATTGCGGGTCTGTCTTCGTCGAAGCAGATCGACCCCAATTTCAGGGACTTCCGGCACGTTGTGGACAGTCATACGAATACACTACA GCTCATTGATTACGCATTATCGAATTACATGGTACATTATCTTCCGCCATGTTCTGTGTTTCTAGTTTCTTTCTCTGTGTGTTTGCATCGA CTTACAAATGCTATAACAAATGCGAATGATCAAACAGAAATCTTCATTTGTAGTATGTTCGTTATCATTCATATGGTGATCCTATATCTATGTCACTATTCTGGACAAATTTTAATAGATCGTAGTCTGGACGTGTTCAAGGAAAC AGTATTGTAA
- the LOC126914708 gene encoding uncharacterized protein LOC126914708 isoform X2, with the protein MDVFYRQYNIYRILLSVLGLWPYHKLIYSKIHRISISVIMLAYIVFQVLSLFKSGITFRGCIVTLSATCPVAIYFMRYVTSVAMFPVTKYIFDNLRTINTTLKDQLEVQILMKYVDYSTYIIFIFLLLCCLWILFATSFVFTPITLDLLLPLNESRRRYFSYFTMFSHDRIEYLDVACVNILVVHTIGMLSLAGTELTLVLFAHYMCGLFDITSYRMRKTIAGLSSSKQIDPNFRDFRHVVDSHTNTLQLIDYALSNYMVHYLPPCSVFLVSFSVCLHRLSNAVTNANDQTEIFISSMFVISHIVLLYVCHYSGQILIDHSLDVFKETYNSTWYCMPVEAQKLLLFIMLRSSTESVIDLFGFFAASHVGFSKMLSTSFSYFTMIYSLQ; encoded by the exons ATGGACGTGTTCTACCGGCAGTACAATATTTATCGTATACTACTGAGTGTCTTAGGACTCTGGCCATATCACAAGTTGATTTACTCAAAGATTCACAGAATATCGATTTCTGTTATTATGCTCGCCTACATAGTTTTCCAG GTTTTATCGCTTTTTAAATCTGGTATTACATTTCGAGGTTGCATCGTAACGTTATCTGCAACCTGTCCAGTTGCGATCTATTTCATGCGATATGTCACTTCCGTAGCAATGTTCCCAGTG ACCAAATACATTTTTGACAATCTACGCACGATAAACACCACGCTGAAAGATCAACTTGAAGTTCAGATACTGATGAAATACGTCGATTATTCGacttatataattttcattttcttat TGTTATGTTGCTTGTGGATCTTATTCGCAACGTCATTTGTTTTCACTCCGATAACGTTGGATCTGCTACTGCCCTTGAACGAATCTCGGAGACGTTATTTTTCCTACTTTACAATGTTTTCTCACGACCGGATAGAGTATCTTGATGTGGCATGCGTGAATATCCTAGTTGTTCATACAATTGGAATGTTGTCTCTGGCGGGTACGGAACTGACGTTGGTTCTCTTTGCCCACTACATGTGCGGATTGTTCGACATAACTAG CTATCGAATGCGAAAAACAATTGCGGGTCTGTCTTCGTCGAAGCAGATCGACCCCAATTTCAGGGACTTCCGGCACGTTGTGGACAGTCATACGAATACACTACA GCTCATTGATTACGCATTATCGAATTACATGGTACATTATCTTCCGCCATGTTCTGTGTTTCTAGTTTCTTTCTCTGTGTGTTTGCATCGA CTTTCAAATGCTGTAACAAATGCGAATGATCAAACAGAAATCTTCATCTCTAGTATGTTCGTTATCAGTCATATAGTGCTCTTATATGTATGTCACTATTCTGGACAAATTTTAATAGATCATAGTCTGGACGTGTTCAAGGAAAC GTACAATTCTACATGGTATTGCATGCCTGTAGAAGCGCAGAAGTTGTTACTCTTTATCATGTTGAGGAGTTCAACGGAAAGTGTGATAGACCTTTTCGGTTTTTTCGCTGCTTCTCATGTCGGTTTTTCGAAG ATGCTGAGTACGTCTTTCTCGTACTTTACTATGATATACTCTCTTCAGTAG